TACGTATCTAAGGAGTCAGTCCCAGCCGAAAGTTTGCTTTTTCCATCGAGTGTGATATGGTAAATAGTATGAAACCACGAATCATTCCCCGGAAGGAACACTGTATATCACGAAAGCAGGTGAGCCCGAATGCCGTGCGCACGCTCTACCGACTCCATAGAAACGGCTTTATCGCCTACCTGGTAGGGGGATGTGTCCGCGA
Above is a window of Pseudomonadota bacterium DNA encoding:
- a CDS encoding polynucleotide adenylyltransferase PcnB, with product MVNSMKPRIIPRKEHCISRKQVSPNAVRTLYRLHRNGFIAYLVGGCVR